The genomic window AGCTCTTCTGATAATTAAATTTTATATCTGATCAATTTAAAATGATAGCGATAGCGAAAATCTAACTTCCAGCCTCTAACTTCTAATTTCTAATTCCGTATTTTTGTATCTCAAATTTAACGAAAAAATGCATACTATCCTTATAGAACCGACCGAAAACCCGAAAGTGATGAAATTTGTAGCAGATTACAACCTGATTCCGGGATCTTTAGAGTTGGACAGAGATTCAGATATTTCAGAAATTCCTTTAGCACAGGAACTTTTCAACTATCCTTTTGTGGAAAGAATTTTCATTACGGCTAATTTTGTAGCGGTTGCAAAACAAGACACTGTAGAATGGGAACATGTAGCTGAAAGTCTGAAAAATGTAGTAGAAGACGAATTATTGGCAAACCCTAGAATTTATCTTCAAAAAAGAAAAGAAATGTATCAGATTTATGCGGAAATGACGCCGAATCCGAATGCAATGAAATTCGTTTCTAATCAATTTTTGATAGAAGGTTTTGTGGAAGTAAAGTCAAAAGACGAAGCAGAAGGAGTTCCTTTAGCTCAGGCAATTTTTAAAGAATTTGATTTTGCTAAGGAAGTTTTTATTTCTGATAATTTCGTGGCCGTTACAAGAGATAATTCTGTAGAATGGCATCAGGTAATGATGGCTGTTCGTGGCTTTATTGCTGAATATCTTCAAAACGGAGGTAAAATTTCCGATATCGAAGCTCAGAAACACGAAAATCCAGTAGAAAAAATCATCAACAGAGAATATACGGATGACGAACAAAGAATTTCTGATATTTTGAACGAATACGTTGCTCCTGCAGT from Chryseobacterium camelliae includes these protein-coding regions:
- a CDS encoding NifU family protein, whose amino-acid sequence is MHTILIEPTENPKVMKFVADYNLIPGSLELDRDSDISEIPLAQELFNYPFVERIFITANFVAVAKQDTVEWEHVAESLKNVVEDELLANPRIYLQKRKEMYQIYAEMTPNPNAMKFVSNQFLIEGFVEVKSKDEAEGVPLAQAIFKEFDFAKEVFISDNFVAVTRDNSVEWHQVMMAVRGFIAEYLQNGGKISDIEAQKHENPVEKIINREYTDDEQRISDILNEYVAPAVENDGGKISLMEYDQEHKTAKMLLQGACSGCPSSTATLKNGIENILKQFVPDLVEKVEAVNG